In Phycisphaerae bacterium, the genomic window TTGCCGGGCTGAATCATCTGTCCCTTAAGATTATGCTCATTCATCAAGTCAGTGATTTTTTGCATAAATTCGCCAAGCTCTCGTCGCGCAGGTATTTGTCGCTCATAGTTTCCAACCGCTGCCCGCAGGCCAAGCAGTTCTTCTCTGGCTGCCGGCATCTGCCGGCTTTCATCTAAAGCCTTTGAAACAGCAAGCATCCGCAATGCGTAGGCCTGCCTGAGAAATTCCGTTTCTCTCTTCAAAGGCAGATATCTAAACAGCACGAATCCGCAGATCATCACTGCCGCGGCTGCAAATATCGCTATTTGTCGTTTTTCTCGAAATCGTATCACAGACCTGCCGCCTTCTCCTTTTGTGCTTCTTCTGTAAGTTCATCCGCTGCTGCAGAATAAAATTCCTCTTGCCTGTAATTCGCCAGATTGCAGCTTATTTCAAATTCACTCACCTGAAATTTCTCTCCACCGGCACCGGCTGTTGTTTTCATCTCTTTGTTGCGAGTAAACAATGGTGTAACCTGAGAAAAATAAGGCGAGTCTTCCAGATTGCATATCAATGTCGCTACTCCGCCTCCATCTGACGCAACACCATTTATCAACACCTTAAATCTAACGTCGCCGGGCAGTGACGACTCTTTACTGCCAATATTACCACTGGCCGCTCTAACCGCAGAACGGCTGCTTGTTTTCTCTTCCCACCTGTTTCCGAACTTCTCGGCAATGAATTCGACTTTGCTCAACACTATCTTTTTATCAACCAAAAAGCTTATCTCAGCTAAAACATTTGCAACGTTAATTCTCGAATCAATTGCTTCTATAGTTCTCGCTTTTTCCTGTAATTGGGCCGTTTCGCTTTTAATCTCGGCGAATTCTTGTCCCGCACTTTTCACGCTCGCCGACTCAATCTCCGCCTGGGCAAGCTCCGCTTCGGCCCTTGAAAGCGAATGCGTCGCAACAAAATTCCACACCAATATCGCTACAAATATACCGCCTAAGCCGGCATATTGTGTGCGGTAGCTAATCCGCCGCTGTCTGCCGTTTTTATACCATGTTGGGAGAAAATCAATTTCTTTCATAATTTCCGCTGGCCTTCCCAGCCCTTAAGACTGAGCCCAACTGCTACTGCCCACTCACAAAGTAAATTTCGTCTGTTACTGTCAAAATTCACTTTCGTACCATCTAAGATATCTAAGCCTTTCAACGGCTGTGCAATCTCAATCTTTGCGGTCAGGTGCCGTCTCAAAACATTCAGCAAAATTCTTTCGTACGCTTCTCCACCGGAAAAAACCGCCCGCTCAACATGCTTGCCCCTGAATGTCACCGTATAATATCTTAGACACAGCGATATCTCTTTTGCCAGTTCCTCGGCGGCTGCCCCGATTGCATCAGCCATTACCTGCTGCGTCGATGTATCAAGAGCGCTTCGACTGAGTACTTCGACGGCGGACTGCTCAGAACGACCTAACTGCTCAGCCGAATGACCGCCCCAATTCTCTTCCGCTTGCGGAATCGAATCAGAGTTGTCTCCCACCGGCGGGCTTAACTGCGACACACCAAGACCTGCGTCCGCCCTTAGCATACTTTCCATCTGCAGCTTTCCTCGAAGTATCTCGGCTTCGTCGATGCTGACACCTAATTTCGATGAGATTTCGCTGTTAAATTTTTCCCCGCCAATCGGTATCTGCTTGGTAAAACTAATTTCTCCTCCGCGTCCGAACACCACCGTCGTGAACCGGCTGCCGACATCCACAAAAACAACCGTCTGCTCTTTGTCCTCCTCGCGCCGGCGCGACCTCTCAAAACTTCTGAACAACGCACATGGAACCGTATCTATGGCAACAGGTCTAAGCCGCACCTCTTCGAGCATCGCAATATGGCTTCTTATTGTTTCATCGGATGCGGCAAACAATATCAGCTCATTCTTAATCTCATCGCCGCACTGAACATTCCCGGCAACCAAATAGTTAATTATGTCCTTCTCCGGGTCCATCCCGAAACGCTGACCGGCTTCTTTTTTCAATGCCTGCTCAATCTCGTCCGTTTCCGTCTCGGCCAATCGCAGACTCGTTATTTTTAATTTCTCACTTGGAAGACAAGAGACAACGTTCCGTCCGTGAAACTTACCCTCCGCCAGCATTTTCTTTATCGCAGAAATAATAAAGCTCCTTCTTGCTTTTTCATCACCGTTCATACCCCTAATATGGACCTTATCCGCTGCAAGGATACTTATATGTTCCCCGCTCATCACCAGCTGAATCATCTTGATAGAATTGTGACCTATGTCCAATCCTATCGGCTGCAGACTTCGCGTTTTTAGTTTCCAGCTTACCATTTACGTTTTTCCTATCATCACTCAATCGAGATAAAACCTGTAACGGGTTCTACCCTTATGGTCATACTAAAGTCCCCTGCCGCGATGCTGATTGTCCCGCTGTTTAACGCTGCCCCGCTTCCGCTGTAAGGACTGCCAAGATAATCGAACGTAATCGTATCACTCGAATCAAAATCAGCACCGTCGATAACAACATTTTCCAGTCTCGAATCACTGCTGAAGGTCATTCTGTAAGGTTTCTTCGTGACAGGGTGCGTAAGTATTATTCCGTCCGCGTCGCGGATTTCGTAATAGCCGCCGCCCGGACTAAAAAACACCGAATAATTCTCCTGCCTGCTGATTGCCATACTTTTGGTATATTCCAGGTCCGCAGCAATCACATTCGCCGCAGACCGAATCTGCACACTGTCCATAGAGCCTATCATTGGCACAGCAATCATCGCTGCTATTGCGATTATCATCACCACAAGCAAAATCTCCACCAAAGTAAAACCGCCGCCCGGATGGCGAATCCTCCGAAGCCGGTGTCGCAAATTAGCTGTCTTTTTTTCTTTGTCTTTGCGCACTATATCACCCTTTACATCAGTTCTTTTTTCGTCCTCTTTAAGATGCATCTTTACCTCGATTTTCAACGCTTACATTGGTTTCCCGCCATTTAACCATCGCTTTTTATCGGCCTATATCCGCAAGTGCAATATCAGCTTAGTTTCTTCACATCACTAAAGTCAGAAACAGTAAAACCGACACAATCGTCAAAATAAGGTAGGAAAAAATCAAACCATTTCTATGCTTTTGAAAAGGCGGGAATATGCAATTTATGTCTTAAGCTCGAGGATTTTTCTTTGGGATTGCCGCAAAGGCCGATAAGCACGTCGGCTTTAAGCTGTCCGATAACGCGACCTTAAGGCCTTGCGATGCTTTTGAAAAACGCCCCAGCCACAGGACTCCACCTTACAGGATCGACACTTGGCCAGGTCGTAATTTCTGTCTTCGACGGCGCAGCGGTTATAACCATACGACCGGCGCCTGTAAGCAAATCTTTGAGGAACAATCCGCCGGTTATGTTGACGTCGCCGCTGTTTGCTAATCTTACGTTAACAATAGCAAGGCCATTGACACGCAGGTAGCCGTCTGTTGCTACTATCACATTGCCGGTTACTAACATCGCCGGCAAATTTTCTCCTGCCGTAATGACGTTTCCGTTTCCTGTTATTGTCAGGTTGCCTTCAACAATAAGCATGCCTTCGATTTGGACATTGCTGGCTAATTCCAAATTGCCGTAGTAATAACACACCTGCGAAGAGCCGCCCAGACTATTGCTATCAAGAGTATTGGCATCTATGGTTTGTACAGAATAATGCGAGGTAAAGTCCCCCGCCGCAACTTGCGGCCAAGTCAGTGACAAATCCCCCCTTGCCTTAAGTCGCCCTGTTAAGATTCCACCTCCGGCTAAACCATTTGCAAACACATCGCCGTAGATTGTGCCGCTGTTTGCTAATGTGCCGTTACAATAGACATCACCGTTGATTGTAACATTGGGTACGATTAATATGCCTTTTTCTACCCAGAATGCTATGCACGGGTCGAGTCGCAATTCTGCCTCTAAACGGCTGCGCCCGATTCTTTCGCCGTTCTTCTCTCTATACGCATCACAAATTATCTGATAATTACATTCCCCATTTGCATCTTGAGCCACACTTACATCGTAGAAATCTTCGCTGCCGCCCGTTAATTGCTGACCGGTAACCGCCCAATTTCCCAAATAGGTATTGTCATTGAGTATCAATCCCCTGGCGTATTCCAGCCCAGATTCCGCCAGATAATCCATTTGTGTCCGAAGTATCATATTCTCCCCGCAGGCCAGCTCCACATCGCTTCGCGACAAAAAGCTCAGCGACAAAATCGTTATTGCCATAACGATAAGCAGCACAACAAATAGTGCCGACCCTTTTCTATTAGTATTCTTCATATCTAATCGTCATCACTTGCAACAGCATCGCCCGCAGTGTTCAGCAGATTTCCTGCCCAGCCGCGCAGAGCAGCGTTTATCTGGTACCGGCGGGTAGCGATGTCTTCAACAATATCGAATGAAATACTTACAAATTTTCTTTTCATCACCAGCAACGACGGCTCATCAAATTGAAATTGCACATTACTGCACTGGGCAATCAGCACCACAGGGTCGGCGCCGGGATCGCGAAGCTGCAGTTTGCCGTCCACAGCTTCTATATAAGTTTGTTCACTGCTATCGATTACGTTATCGCTGTTATCGTCCGACTTCCAGATAGTAATGGAAGTAGCTGTATCGCCGCATATAAGTTTGCAGTGGCGAATCAACTCCGAAATCCTGACGCTTGCGAAACGCACCTGTGCTTGTTTCTCCGCCATATCGTTTGTAGTTTCATTCACTGCCCCGAGGGTGTAAGCTAAAGTGGCCGTAGCAGCAAGAACTATACTGACAACCATCAATGCCATCAGCAGCTCAACAAACGTAAAACCATTTTCGTTTCTCTTTGCTCGCATCCCGTTTTCCCAATGCGTTACTTGCTTATAAGCCGTTTTATAATTGCGATTTCCTTCCCGTCATAATTTACCTGTACCGTCGCGAGAATAAATTTCGCTTCCTCAGTCTCGTCTTCTTGCGGCACCCACACATCCGCACAGGTTACTTCCCTGCTGAATTTGGCATAATTCAAATCGGTAAACTCTGTCCTGCTCGCATCCTCTACGTGGCCTTGTTCCTCGGCGTAATTGTAATTATCTACAATATTAACATCGTTTAAGTGGTCGGAAATTATTTCCTCCATCAAATCGCCTGCCAGTTTCGCCCCCAGCGTCCGATGCTCACCTTCAGCCCGAACCGCCAATCCGCTGGTAAATGGAAGCAGTATTCCCGCCGCGGCAATACCCAGCACCAAAGTGGCTATTGCCGCCTCAGCCAATGAAAATCCCTTTCGATTTCTCCAGCTTCGTTTTTTCATTAATCAATTATCAATAGTAAATAATAAATTAAAAAAGCCGACCCGTCGCAGGCAATCGCCTCGGCAACGGTCAGCCGGTTGTCCCTTTTCGATTACTCAGTCGTCTATTGACTCTTTACAGAGCCGCACATGCAGCATCATTGTCGGCCTGAAACATGCCCGTCTTCGTATCAAGCCGCCATCCTGCCTCCCCGGCCCCGGCCGGCTCTCCATCAAAACGGATTGTTTTAAGACCGTTAAATGGATTCGTTGGTATCCGCTCAACATACGGACCGTGCTCGCCGACTGTTGTTGTCATAGCTGTTTCAAAACTTTTGTATGAATCCGCAGGAGGAAGAATATCTTCGTGCTGAACTCGGTATAAATCTATCTGAATACGCATTGCTTCAAGCCCGTCAACCAACCCGGAAATCTTTGCTTCTTCGTTACTCGCTTCCGTAAACTGCGGACTAATCATCTTCCCGGCTATGCCCAACACAATTGCCACGACCATTACTTCGACATACGACAAGCGAATATTCTTTTCCATACCCCCCCCCATACTCTTAAAAAGGGCTGACCAACTCTCGGCCCTCGCCCAGGGCTGGTCAGCCCGGTTATCTGTCCCTCAACGATTCCGATTGTTACAGATTAACATGGTTCGGGTCATCGCTATCATCAGCCTGGAAAAGCCCTATATTGGCACCGGTAGTAACAAGGTTCCAGCCGTGGCTGTCATCTCCTGCCGTTCCATCCTCATCAATAGTGTTCAATTCATTGAAAGGATTAGCAGGAATCTTCTGCATATAAGGCCCATAGGCGCCGGCCGCATCAGCAGCGCCATCGACATCAGTTCGACCGGTTAAAGCAGCTGCAACGGCGGCGGTACCTGCGCCAGGCAGGGCGCCATTGTGCTGAGCCTTATACAGCTCGATTTGTCCGCGCATCGTTTGAAGGTTGCTGAGCAATGCACTCTCTTTAGCGTCCTCGCTCGCGTCCGTAAACTGAGGAATCACAATGGCCGCAAGAATACCAAGAATGACTACAACAATCAGAATTTCCACTAATGTAAAACCGCTTTTCGCTTTCATCTTTTATCCCTTTCTCAAAATAGAAATTTCACTTTTTTCATTCAAACTATCGTCTTAATCAAAGCAGCACTTGACCACACTTAACCTTCTCTTGATATCGTTAACCCCCTCCATAAACAAGAAATGTCAAAAATCCCCCCAAAATACTTCTAAAAATCTCCTTCCGATTCTTAATTAACAATAAGACTTACCGCTCACGTCCTAAAACATTTTAGTTTGCCGCGTACAAAACTATATGACTGTGTCCGAATAAAAATATATAAAATAAACGCCCCAATGCCAAATTTTAAGGTATGAAATATCGGATGTGGCCGGATTCCCCCCAATGCTGCCGCCCCAGCTAACTAACAACTGATATAATCAGGCATATTTTCGATGTGTATTTCTCTCTTGCTCTTCCCCGCGTGAGAAAGCTCGACCCGAATGTAATCTATGTTCTTCAGCGCAGATTCGATTTTATCAGCCCATTCAATCAGAACTGCCGACCCCGGCTGGCAGTAATCATCGAAACCCAGCATCTCGAATTCAGAAATAGATTCCAGCCGGTAAGCGTCTATATGATAGATATCCAGCCGGCCCTTATATTCATTGATTATAACAAACGTCGGGCTGGTAACTTTTTTACTTTCCGCCGCCCCCGCGCCGGACGCAATCCCTTTGATAAGATGTGTCTTGCCGCTGCCCAGCGCCCCGCACAAAGCTATAACCTCTCCCCCTTTTAACTGCGAGCCGACCTTTCTGCCAAGCTCTATCGTCTCCTCCGGCGAATTCGTTATTACATCGATAGTCATCTTAAATCATAAATCGAAAATAATAAATCACTTCAGGTGGTCGTACCCCTTCGCTTCCAAATCTCTAATCTGCCCGTCCGGCATTTTTATCTGCATTTTTTTAGTGTCGGTGATTGTTCCAATT contains:
- a CDS encoding PilN domain-containing protein, yielding MKEIDFLPTWYKNGRQRRISYRTQYAGLGGIFVAILVWNFVATHSLSRAEAELAQAEIESASVKSAGQEFAEIKSETAQLQEKARTIEAIDSRINVANVLAEISFLVDKKIVLSKVEFIAEKFGNRWEEKTSSRSAVRAASGNIGSKESSLPGDVRFKVLINGVASDGGGVATLICNLEDSPYFSQVTPLFTRNKEMKTTAGAGGEKFQVSEFEISCNLANYRQEEFYSAAADELTEEAQKEKAAGL
- the pilO gene encoding type 4a pilus biogenesis protein PilO yields the protein MIRFREKRQIAIFAAAAVMICGFVLFRYLPLKRETEFLRQAYALRMLAVSKALDESRQMPAAREELLGLRAAVGNYERQIPARRELGEFMQKITDLMNEHNLKGQMIQPGKEVRAGDLNCVPVNMQCKGRLSQIFEFYREVQGLDRLVRIERVKLVNDNDFGGEVVVQTNAVIYYRAEAGQG
- a CDS encoding type II secretion system protein, coding for MKAKSGFTLVEILIVVVILGILAAIVIPQFTDASEDAKESALLSNLQTMRGQIELYKAQHNGALPGAGTAAVAAALTGRTDVDGAADAAGAYGPYMQKIPANPFNELNTIDEDGTAGDDSHGWNLVTTGANIGLFQADDSDDPNHVNL
- the pilM gene encoding pilus assembly protein PilM — encoded protein: MVSWKLKTRSLQPIGLDIGHNSIKMIQLVMSGEHISILAADKVHIRGMNGDEKARRSFIISAIKKMLAEGKFHGRNVVSCLPSEKLKITSLRLAETETDEIEQALKKEAGQRFGMDPEKDIINYLVAGNVQCGDEIKNELILFAASDETIRSHIAMLEEVRLRPVAIDTVPCALFRSFERSRRREEDKEQTVVFVDVGSRFTTVVFGRGGEISFTKQIPIGGEKFNSEISSKLGVSIDEAEILRGKLQMESMLRADAGLGVSQLSPPVGDNSDSIPQAEENWGGHSAEQLGRSEQSAVEVLSRSALDTSTQQVMADAIGAAAEELAKEISLCLRYYTVTFRGKHVERAVFSGGEAYERILLNVLRRHLTAKIEIAQPLKGLDILDGTKVNFDSNRRNLLCEWAVAVGLSLKGWEGQRKL
- a CDS encoding type II secretion system protein, with amino-acid sequence MRAKRNENGFTFVELLMALMVVSIVLAATATLAYTLGAVNETTNDMAEKQAQVRFASVRISELIRHCKLICGDTATSITIWKSDDNSDNVIDSSEQTYIEAVDGKLQLRDPGADPVVLIAQCSNVQFQFDEPSLLVMKRKFVSISFDIVEDIATRRYQINAALRGWAGNLLNTAGDAVASDDD
- a CDS encoding GspH/FimT family protein — encoded protein: MHLKEDEKRTDVKGDIVRKDKEKKTANLRHRLRRIRHPGGGFTLVEILLVVMIIAIAAMIAVPMIGSMDSVQIRSAANVIAADLEYTKSMAISRQENYSVFFSPGGGYYEIRDADGIILTHPVTKKPYRMTFSSDSRLENVVIDGADFDSSDTITFDYLGSPYSGSGAALNSGTISIAAGDFSMTIRVEPVTGFISIE
- the tsaE gene encoding tRNA (adenosine(37)-N6)-threonylcarbamoyltransferase complex ATPase subunit type 1 TsaE; the encoded protein is MTIDVITNSPEETIELGRKVGSQLKGGEVIALCGALGSGKTHLIKGIASGAGAAESKKVTSPTFVIINEYKGRLDIYHIDAYRLESISEFEMLGFDDYCQPGSAVLIEWADKIESALKNIDYIRVELSHAGKSKREIHIENMPDYISC
- a CDS encoding type II secretion system protein gives rise to the protein MEKNIRLSYVEVMVVAIVLGIAGKMISPQFTEASNEEAKISGLVDGLEAMRIQIDLYRVQHEDILPPADSYKSFETAMTTTVGEHGPYVERIPTNPFNGLKTIRFDGEPAGAGEAGWRLDTKTGMFQADNDAACAAL
- a CDS encoding prepilin-type N-terminal cleavage/methylation domain-containing protein — protein: MKKRSWRNRKGFSLAEAAIATLVLGIAAAGILLPFTSGLAVRAEGEHRTLGAKLAGDLMEEIISDHLNDVNIVDNYNYAEEQGHVEDASRTEFTDLNYAKFSREVTCADVWVPQEDETEEAKFILATVQVNYDGKEIAIIKRLISK